Within the Terriglobia bacterium genome, the region GATGACAGCAGGGAACATCATTTCCCGATGCAGAAGCTGCTGAAGATGAGGTTGAGGATGTCGTCGGCAGTGGTCTGGCCGGTGATGGTGTCGAGGGCGCGCAGGGCGTTGTAGAGGTCGAGCAGGATCATCTCGTGGGGGACGCGGTTGGCGGTGGACTGCGCAGCAGCGTCGAGGGCGGAGATGGAGTCGCGCACCAGCTGCTGGTGGCGGACGCTGGTGAGGAAGCCGGATTCGCGCGCTGCGCCATCACTGCCAACTCTCTTGAGGATCTCCTCCCGCAGAAGATCGATGCCTTCACCCGAGATCGCGGATGTGCGCACATTCTCGGTACTCAGTACTCGGTACTCGGTACTCAGTAAGTCACATTTGTTCTCGACAACTATTGCACGGCGATCCTGAAACCGGGCGATGAGAGCGTCGTCGTCGCTGGTGTGCTGCGACACGTCGAGGACGACGAGGATGAGGTCGGCGTCGGCGGCAGCTTCATAGGTTTTCTGGATGCCGATGGATTCAACCTCGTCGTGGGCGGCGCGGAGGCCGGCGGTGTCCACCAGGCGGACGGGGATGCCGCCCAGCGAGACGGTTTCGCTGACCAGGTCGCGGGTGGTGCCTGGGGTGGCGGTCACGATGGCGCGCTCGCGCTCCACCAGCCGATTGAATAAAGACGATTTGCCGACATTGGGCCGGCCCACGATGGCCAATGTCAGCCCTTCATGCACTACCTTGCCATAAGCAAAAGATCCGGCCAGCTTCTCCAGTGGCACGCGGAGGGCGGCGATGCGGCGGGAAATGTCGTCCCAGGGTAGAACGGCGACATCGTCTTCGGCGAAGTCGATGCCGGCTTCCATGACGGCGATGAGGTTGATCAGCTCCTGCTTGAGGGGCTGGAGGCGCCTGGAGAGCGCGCCTTCGAGCTGCTGGGCGGCAACCTTGGCCTGGTAGAGGGTCTGGGATTCGATGAGGTCGCGGACGGCTTCAGCCTGGGTGAGGTCGAGGCGTGCATTGAGGAAGGCGCGCAGGGTGAACTCGCCGGGCTCGGCGAGGCGCGCGCCGCGGGCGAGACAGAGTTCGATGATGTGGCGCAGGACCACAGGCGAGCCGTGGGCGGAGATCTCGAGCACGTCGTCGGTGGTGTAGGAGTGCGGCTTCTCAAAGAAGGTGACGACGACCTCGTCAATGCGCTCGGCGGTGGAGGGCTCGATCAGCTCGCCGAAGATGGCGCGGTTCGGCTCCAGGTCGTGCTTGAGGCGGAGGAGCGGGGAAGCGATGGAGCGAGCCTCGGGGCCGGAAAGGCGGACGACGCCGATGCCGCCGCGCCCGGGCGGAGTGGAGATGGCGACGATGGTGTCGTCGGGGTGCAACCCAAGGATTTAACCACAGAGGACGCGAAGGACACGGAGGAAGAAGAAAGGCGCGGCCGAAGCCGCGCCCATGCGTGTCACCGCAAGGAGGAGCTAGCCGCCAATGAAGCGGCGGCGCAAGAAGCCGAGAGCCACGAAACCAGTACCGACCAGGGCCAGGGCCGCAGGCTCGGGCGTGCGCCCGATGTATTCCTGGGGTCCGGTTTGGGAGAGGTCGGTGGGAACGACAAGATAAAAGCTCGAATAGTCGAAGGATCCGTTGAAATGCTCGGCGGCATAGAGCCAGGACGAAGCGCTGTTCAATTGCGCATTGGGGCCGATGGTCCAGCCGGAATGGCCGATCACGGCAGGATCAAAGATGGCCCAGAGGGCGAAGTTGATGTTGCCAGCCTGCGAGGGATGGCTCTGCCACTCGTCAAAGAGCCAGAACGCCATCTCGTACTCGTGCAGCGAGGTCGCAGGATCAGCGGGGTCCCAGAAGCGCCCGCTGGAAATATCGCTGAAGGGAACGATGGTGGCGGTCCACGACTCACCGATGGTGACGTCGTGGAGATAGTCGTCGCACATGACGTTGAGAAGCGCGCTGTTGTTGACCTTGAGGAAATACGGGGCGACATAGACTCCGCCCTGATTCGCACCGCCAACGCCGACTAACTTGACCGTGTCGGCGACGGCGGGCGCTGCTACCAGGAGAGCCAGAAACAATCCGAGAGAGAAGAAACGTTTCATAGAGACCTTGCGCATCCAGAGATGAACATGGGCAAAGCATGGCAGGTCGGGGGTGAAAGGTCATGTAGCGAACGTAACGTGACCGGTAATGGCGCGACGGTTACGAAGGAAACGAAGGTAATGCGACCGCCGATGATCAGAGGCCGGCAAATGCAGGTAGCTGGAGCCGCGCCGCGCTCGCCCGGGATGACGTTCTAGGTAGAGGTCGAGCCCACGGAGTTGGCGGAGGTCCGTCTCTCGTGGATGGCGAAATGGGCCTGCATCTGCTCGTAGAGGCGGTCCATCTTGTTGTGGAGCTGGGCGACCTCGAGCTCGGCCTTGAGGTTGATCTCGTAGTCGAGGTCGGCCTTGAGGCGATCTTTTGCGGCCTGGCGGTTCTGGCTCATCATGATGACCGGCGCCTGGACGGAAGCGAGAGCGGAAAGCACCAGGTTCAGCAGGATGAAGGGATAAGGATCAAAGGAGTGGGTGGCCATGTAAAGGTTGACGCCCATCCAGGCGAGCAGCACGAGACCGAAGGAGATGATGAAAGTCCATGAGCCGCCGAAGCTGGCGACGCGATCTGCGATGCGCTCACCGAAGGTGAGGCGCTCCTCTTCTTCCTCATTCAGATTGCGGGTGACGTGGGTGCGCAGGAGCTCGTCGGTGGCGCGCAGGCGGCGTCCCATAACGGTGAGCAGGTCGAGGGCGGCGTGGGGGTGGCGAGTCACGAATTCGAGCAGCTTCTCGCGGTCGAGGGCGAGGCAATCGGTGTCCTCGATGGCGACGGCGGTGGCGGTCCTGGGACCGCCGTCGAGCAAGGAGATCTCGCCGAAGATGTCGCCGGGCTCGTTTTCGCCCAGAAGGATCTTGTCGCCCTGGAAGTTCTCGACGAAGACTTCGACGCGGCCGGAGCGGACCAGATAGAGGCATTCGCCGGCATCGCCGAAGGAAAAAATGGTGTCGCCCTTGGCGAAGCGTTGCTGGTCGAGGAGCTCGCCCAGGGTGGCGCGTTCGTCGTGATCGAGCAGGGAAAACATCGGGACTTCAGCTAGAGCGGAAGCGTCGGTTGCCATCGGCAGAACCCCCTTGCCACTTGGCGAATCATCCCAGTTAGCCGGGCCGAGGGCAACGGGATTGTGGGGCGCGTCTATGATCGGGAAACAGGGTTGGGGACGGCGATCGCGGGGGAGAAGGGTCCTTCGCTCCGCCCGGGGCAGGCGCTTCGACGCGCGCGGCAGACAAGGCTGCGTTCAGAAGGACAACGGATCAGGCCTCATTCGCAGGGGGCCGACCGTTGTTCCTACATATCGTGGTACGATGTAGGTGCGAGCAGACATGACGCTAGAACGGAACCCGGCCGGGGGTGAGGGGCACGAAGTGGCGCGCGCGTCCACGACCAACGGGCTGCCGATGGACGCGGGGCTGGCGCCGACGCTGGAGCAGGCTAGGGCGCCGCGGCAATCGGCGCTGGTGAACCTGCGGGTAGTGTTCATCAGCCTGGTGTCGATCGCCGTTGCAGCGGCGGCGGGCGTGGTCGCGCAGGCCCTGACCCGGCTGATCGGGCTGATCACGAACCTCTCCTTCTACGGACGATTCTCGTTCGAGTTCACCTCGCCGGCGTACAACCACCGGGGAGCGTGGGTGCTGGTGATCCCGGTGATGGGCGGGGTGATCGTGGGGCTCATGGCGCGCTACGGGTCGGCGGCGATCCGCGGGCACGGGATCCCGGAAGCCATGGAGCAGATCCTGTTGGGGGAGAGCCGCATCCCGCCTCGGGTGACGTTCCTGAAGCCGGTGTCGGCGGCGATCGCCATCGGGATGGGTGGGCCATTCGGCGCCGAAGGGCCGATCATCGCGACCGGGGGCGCCATGGGATCGCTGGTCGGGCAATTGCTGAAGATCACCGCGGACGAGCGCAAAACGCTGCTGGCGGCGGGCGCGGCGGCGGGCATGGCAGCGACTTTCGGCAGCCCGATCTCGGCGGTGCTGCTGGCCATCGAGTTGCTGCTGTTCGAATACCGGCCGCGGTCGGTGATCCCGGTGGCGCTGGCGTGCGCTACGGCGGCGGGAATCCGGGTGGCGTTCGTGGGGAGCACGCCCATCTTCCCCATGCCGAACGTGCCGGCGGCGAGCGGATCGGCGCTGGCGATGTACATCGTGCTGGGCGCGCTGGTGGGTGTGGCCTCGGTGTACGTGACGCGCGCCGTGTACGGAGTGGAAGACGCTTTCGGACACCTGCCGATCCATTGGATGTGGTGGCCGGCCATCGGTGCGGTAGCGGTGGGCGTGGTGGGATACTTCTCACCGCACACGCTGGGCGTCGGATACGACAACATCGGGAACATCATCTCGGGCACAATCGTGGGGCGGGCGGCGCTTTTCTTATTCGTACTCAAGTTCATCTCCTGGGCGATCTCGCTGGGCAGCGGGACGTCGGGGGGCACGCTGGCGCCGTTGTTCACCATCGGCGGGGGGCTGGGCTCGGTGCTGGGCGCGCTGGGGATCGCAGCATTCCCGGGGATCGGCATGGACGTGCGGATGGCGGCGCTGGTGGGGATGGCGGCGATGTTCGCGGGAGCGTCGCGGGCGCTGCTGGCGTCGGTGGTGTTCGCGTTCGAGACCACGCGGCAGCCGGTGGGACTGCTGCCGCTGCTGGGCGGATGCAGCGCTGCCTACCTGATCTCGGCGCTGATGATGCGCACCACCATCATGACGGAAAAGATCGCGCGGCGGGGAGCGCGCGTGGTCGCGGATTACACCGTGGATTTCCTGGACCAGGTGCTGGTCAAGGACGCAGCGGCCCGCCAGGTAATCGCGCTGGGCGCCGACGATACCGTCGGAAGTGCGCGGGCCTGGCTGGAATCGCGGGCGCAGGGCACCGGCCACCAAGGATGGCCGGTCCTGGACAAGCAGGGCGAGCTGGTCGGAGTGCTGACCAGGAAAGATATCTTCAGCCCAGAGGCGCGGCTCGACGTACCGCTGCGCACCATCCTGAAGCGGCCGCCGGCGATCGTGTACGAG harbors:
- the mnmE gene encoding tRNA uridine-5-carboxymethylaminomethyl(34) synthesis GTPase MnmE, with amino-acid sequence MHPDDTIVAISTPPGRGGIGVVRLSGPEARSIASPLLRLKHDLEPNRAIFGELIEPSTAERIDEVVVTFFEKPHSYTTDDVLEISAHGSPVVLRHIIELCLARGARLAEPGEFTLRAFLNARLDLTQAEAVRDLIESQTLYQAKVAAQQLEGALSRRLQPLKQELINLIAVMEAGIDFAEDDVAVLPWDDISRRIAALRVPLEKLAGSFAYGKVVHEGLTLAIVGRPNVGKSSLFNRLVERERAIVTATPGTTRDLVSETVSLGGIPVRLVDTAGLRAAHDEVESIGIQKTYEAAADADLILVVLDVSQHTSDDDALIARFQDRRAIVVENKCDLLSTEYRVLSTENVRTSAISGEGIDLLREEILKRVGSDGAARESGFLTSVRHQQLVRDSISALDAAAQSTANRVPHEMILLDLYNALRALDTITGQTTADDILNLIFSSFCIGK
- a CDS encoding PEP-CTERM sorting domain-containing protein (PEP-CTERM proteins occur, often in large numbers, in the proteomes of bacteria that also encode an exosortase, a predicted intramembrane cysteine proteinase. The presence of a PEP-CTERM domain at a protein's C-terminus predicts cleavage within the sorting domain, followed by covalent anchoring to some some component of the (usually Gram-negative) cell surface. Many PEP-CTERM proteins exhibit an unusual sequence composition that includes large numbers of potential glycosylation sites. Expression of one such protein has been shown restore the ability of a bacterium to form floc, a type of biofilm.), which codes for MKRFFSLGLFLALLVAAPAVADTVKLVGVGGANQGGVYVAPYFLKVNNSALLNVMCDDYLHDVTIGESWTATIVPFSDISSGRFWDPADPATSLHEYEMAFWLFDEWQSHPSQAGNINFALWAIFDPAVIGHSGWTIGPNAQLNSASSWLYAAEHFNGSFDYSSFYLVVPTDLSQTGPQEYIGRTPEPAALALVGTGFVALGFLRRRFIGG
- a CDS encoding DUF1003 domain-containing protein, whose translation is MATDASALAEVPMFSLLDHDERATLGELLDQQRFAKGDTIFSFGDAGECLYLVRSGRVEVFVENFQGDKILLGENEPGDIFGEISLLDGGPRTATAVAIEDTDCLALDREKLLEFVTRHPHAALDLLTVMGRRLRATDELLRTHVTRNLNEEEEERLTFGERIADRVASFGGSWTFIISFGLVLLAWMGVNLYMATHSFDPYPFILLNLVLSALASVQAPVIMMSQNRQAAKDRLKADLDYEINLKAELEVAQLHNKMDRLYEQMQAHFAIHERRTSANSVGSTST
- a CDS encoding chloride channel protein, giving the protein MTLERNPAGGEGHEVARASTTNGLPMDAGLAPTLEQARAPRQSALVNLRVVFISLVSIAVAAAAGVVAQALTRLIGLITNLSFYGRFSFEFTSPAYNHRGAWVLVIPVMGGVIVGLMARYGSAAIRGHGIPEAMEQILLGESRIPPRVTFLKPVSAAIAIGMGGPFGAEGPIIATGGAMGSLVGQLLKITADERKTLLAAGAAAGMAATFGSPISAVLLAIELLLFEYRPRSVIPVALACATAAGIRVAFVGSTPIFPMPNVPAASGSALAMYIVLGALVGVASVYVTRAVYGVEDAFGHLPIHWMWWPAIGAVAVGVVGYFSPHTLGVGYDNIGNIISGTIVGRAALFLFVLKFISWAISLGSGTSGGTLAPLFTIGGGLGSVLGALGIAAFPGIGMDVRMAALVGMAAMFAGASRALLASVVFAFETTRQPVGLLPLLGGCSAAYLISALMMRTTIMTEKIARRGARVVADYTVDFLDQVLVKDAAARQVIALGADDTVGSARAWLESRAQGTGHQGWPVLDKQGELVGVLTRKDIFSPEARLDVPLRTILKRPPAIVYEDNSVREAADHMVSEEVGRLPVVTREAPTKVVGWLTRSDMLSAHKRRLDAERNAEQAIEVKLIRLERAPSA